The proteins below are encoded in one region of Silene latifolia isolate original U9 population chromosome 2, ASM4854445v1, whole genome shotgun sequence:
- the LOC141640920 gene encoding uncharacterized protein LOC141640920 codes for MSSKGYTIKEGYAWLTPANPSLNWTYLVWNNWNVPKHSLTTWMRMNEGMNVKSKLFRIGCCTDDWCILCHRQTETVEHLFVDCVYAVKIQTCLLHWFGGSFPTVDTLSAASRNTMQWKFRVAMFNAYCYTIWFQRNNARVNAWLVRPEVAAARIEDDIRRRIKMKCKALVDHSDLLWLQSMMLA; via the coding sequence ATGAGCTCAAAAGGATATACTATCAAGGAAGGGTATGCTTGGCTTACCCCTGCAAATCCTTCCCTGAACTGGACTTATTTGGTATGGAATAATTGGAATGTTCCTAAACACTCCTTGACTACCTGGATGAGGATGAATGAAGGCATGAATGTGAAGAGTAAATTGTTTAGGATTGGCTGTTGTACAGATGACTGGTGTATACTGTGCCACAGACAAACTGAAACAGTGGAGCATCTATTTGTGGATTGTGTGTATGCTGTCAAAATTCAGACGTGCTTGTTGCATTGGTTTGGAGGTAGTTTCCCTACAGTAGACACTCTGAGTGCTGCTAGCAGGAATACTATGCAATGGAAATTCAGGGTGGCCATGTTCAATGCTTACTGTTACACTATTTGGTTCCAAAGAAACAATGCCAGGGTCAATGCCTGGTTAGTTAGACCTGAAGTTGCTGCTGCTCGAATAGAGGATGACATTAGGAGAAGGATTAAAATGAAATGTAAGGCTCTAGTAGACCATTCTGATCTACTATGGTTGCAAAGTATGATGTTAGCTTGA